One genomic segment of Clostridium estertheticum subsp. estertheticum includes these proteins:
- a CDS encoding glycosyltransferase family 4 protein: protein MNIGIFTDAYYPQVSGVVTSTMILRNELIRLGHSVTIVTVTHPGVEEKEGIIRLPSLPFFLLPSQRVGIIYSHKSMNKIKKLDLDIIHTQTEFSIGIFGRIVARRLGIPVVHTYHTMYEDYIHYVSSGIMLKPASQLAKKVSELYCRDCSAIIVPTIKVKDALQQYGLRRHIDVIPTGVNIEPFKKSNFDEELINDEKKSFGINETQPVVLYIGRIAKEKSIDVIINSMNELIRKIPNCKLLLVGDGPERENLETLAKHLGIEKSVVFAGEKPWSEIGKYYQMGDVFVGASLTETQGLTFAEAMAAQIPVVAKYDKNLDGIIKDRINGRVFYKDEDLAKILSEVLINKEEHDSMVKNAYDGIEPLSSKCFGENVEKIYMEVEKQSCMLQNQKVT, encoded by the coding sequence ATGAATATTGGAATTTTTACTGATGCTTATTATCCGCAAGTAAGTGGAGTGGTTACTTCTACTATGATACTAAGAAATGAATTAATTAGGCTTGGACATAGCGTAACTATTGTTACAGTTACACACCCGGGTGTAGAGGAGAAGGAAGGTATAATAAGACTACCTAGTTTGCCATTTTTCCTTTTACCTTCTCAAAGGGTGGGGATAATATATTCACATAAAAGTATGAACAAGATAAAAAAACTAGACTTAGACATAATACATACACAAACAGAATTTAGTATAGGTATCTTTGGGAGAATAGTTGCTAGAAGATTAGGTATTCCTGTAGTTCACACTTATCATACAATGTATGAAGATTATATCCATTATGTATCTAGTGGTATAATGCTTAAGCCTGCATCACAATTAGCGAAAAAGGTAAGTGAGTTATACTGTAGAGATTGCAGTGCTATAATAGTACCTACCATAAAGGTGAAAGATGCATTGCAACAGTACGGGTTAAGAAGACATATAGATGTAATACCTACAGGAGTTAATATAGAGCCCTTCAAAAAAAGTAATTTTGATGAAGAACTTATTAACGATGAAAAAAAATCTTTTGGTATAAATGAAACCCAACCAGTTGTACTATATATTGGGCGTATAGCGAAGGAAAAAAGTATAGATGTAATTATAAATAGTATGAATGAATTAATTCGAAAAATACCAAATTGTAAATTGCTTCTTGTTGGTGATGGACCAGAGCGTGAAAATTTAGAAACGTTAGCTAAACATTTAGGCATTGAGAAATCTGTAGTATTTGCTGGTGAAAAACCTTGGTCAGAAATTGGGAAGTATTATCAGATGGGTGATGTATTTGTAGGTGCATCTCTTACAGAGACACAAGGATTAACTTTTGCAGAAGCTATGGCGGCACAAATTCCTGTTGTAGCTAAGTACGATAAAAACTTGGATGGTATAATCAAAGATAGAATTAATGGAAGAGTATTTTATAAAGATGAAGACTTAGCCAAAATATTATCTGAAGTTTTAATTAATAAAGAGGAACATGATTCAATGGTGAAAAATGCTTATGATGGAATAGAACCATTATCATCTAAGTGTTTTGGTGAAAATGTTGAGAAAATTTATATGGAAGTTGAAAAACAAAGCTGTATGTTACAAAATCAAAAAGTGACATAA
- a CDS encoding glycosyltransferase family 4 protein — protein MPTINMLSSADKVKGQGVGSAYLEQVDLVRNGLDKEYKVVINKKERTDIMHYHTIDLKHYLSICFAKRKGVTVGYVHFLPETIEGSIKLPNIIKKIFYKYIISFYKKMDYLVTVNPNFIPRLEAYNIDRKKITYIPNFVSTEKFYNLPIEKKYVAKEKLKIDRDAFVVLGVGQIQTRKGVIDFIDIAKKMPDVQFIWAGGFSFGGITDGYKELKSKMETAPKNILFTGIVDRDLMNDIYNVSDVLFMPSYNELFPMSILEAMNTSTPVLLRDLELYEDILFDYYLKEHDNRGFMEAIQNLKNDSNYYDQAKKKAIRGHDFYSRESVLGMWKSFYEKVWLKKIGK, from the coding sequence ATGCCTACTATAAATATGCTGTCATCAGCAGACAAAGTAAAAGGTCAAGGAGTAGGATCAGCTTACTTAGAACAAGTAGATTTAGTCAGAAATGGATTAGATAAAGAATATAAAGTTGTGATAAATAAAAAAGAAAGAACCGATATAATGCATTATCATACTATCGACCTTAAGCATTACTTAAGTATATGTTTTGCTAAAAGAAAAGGTGTAACAGTTGGTTATGTGCATTTTTTGCCAGAAACTATTGAAGGAAGTATTAAATTACCTAATATAATAAAAAAGATTTTTTATAAATATATTATAAGTTTTTATAAAAAAATGGATTATTTAGTTACAGTAAATCCTAATTTTATACCAAGGCTTGAGGCTTACAATATCGATAGAAAAAAAATTACGTATATTCCTAACTTTGTTTCAACTGAAAAATTTTATAATCTGCCAATTGAAAAGAAATATGTAGCGAAGGAAAAACTGAAAATTGATAGAGATGCGTTTGTTGTGCTTGGAGTTGGTCAAATACAAACCAGAAAAGGTGTTATTGATTTTATTGACATTGCAAAAAAAATGCCGGATGTACAATTTATCTGGGCAGGTGGATTTTCTTTTGGGGGTATTACCGATGGATACAAGGAATTAAAAAGTAAAATGGAGACTGCACCTAAAAACATTTTATTCACAGGAATAGTTGATAGAGATTTGATGAATGATATATATAATGTATCAGATGTTCTCTTTATGCCATCATATAATGAGCTTTTTCCTATGTCAATACTTGAAGCGATGAACACATCTACTCCAGTACTTTTAAGAGATCTAGAACTTTATGAAGATATATTATTTGACTATTACTTAAAAGAGCACGATAATAGAGGTTTCATGGAGGCTATACAGAACTTAAAAAATGATTCGAATTATTACGATCAGGCTAAAAAAAAGGCGATTCGTGGGCATGATTTTTATTCTAGAGAGAGCGTACTTGGTATGTGGAAAAGTTTTTATGAAAAGGTATGGCTAAAAAAAATAGGTAAATAA
- the larB gene encoding nickel pincer cofactor biosynthesis protein LarB, producing the protein MNSKEMENFLKNIKNGDISIEDGMDKLKDLSYSDLGFAKIDNHRELRVGYPEVIYCEGKTVEQIKGIVSLMLTKDVNILGTRATKVMYEGIKEICGDAQYNELARTIVIKRKETEPSSTYIALVTGGTSDIPVAEEAAVTAEIFGNRVERIYDVGVAGIHRLFDNLDVIRRAKVIITVAGMEGALTSVVGGLVDKPVIAVPTSVGYGASFKGLAALLSMLNSCSSGVSVVNIDNGFGAGYLASIINKL; encoded by the coding sequence ATGAATTCAAAAGAGATGGAGAACTTTCTTAAAAATATAAAAAATGGTGATATATCTATTGAAGATGGTATGGATAAGTTAAAAGATCTGTCTTATTCAGATTTAGGGTTTGCAAAAATAGATAATCATAGAGAACTTAGAGTTGGTTATCCAGAGGTTATATATTGTGAAGGTAAAACTGTGGAGCAGATAAAAGGAATAGTAAGTCTAATGCTTACTAAGGATGTTAATATTCTTGGCACAAGGGCTACCAAGGTTATGTATGAGGGTATTAAAGAAATATGTGGTGATGCCCAGTATAATGAACTTGCAAGGACAATTGTAATTAAAAGAAAGGAGACTGAACCATCGAGCACATATATTGCACTAGTAACAGGAGGAACGTCTGATATACCTGTTGCGGAAGAAGCCGCTGTTACTGCTGAAATTTTTGGAAATAGAGTTGAGAGAATTTATGATGTAGGTGTAGCTGGTATTCATAGGCTTTTTGATAATTTAGACGTTATAAGGCGCGCTAAGGTAATTATCACTGTGGCTGGGATGGAAGGAGCACTAACAAGCGTTGTTGGAGGCTTAGTTGATAAACCAGTTATAGCTGTTCCTACAAGCGTAGGGTACGGAGCTAGCTTTAAAGGGCTTGCTGCACTGCTTAGTATGTTAAATAGCTGCTCTAGTGGAGTAAGTGTTGTTAATATAGACAATGGTTTTGGAGCGGGATATTTAGCAAGCATTATAAATAAATTATAA
- the larC gene encoding nickel pincer cofactor biosynthesis protein LarC has translation MKILYYDCFSGISGDMNLGALLDLGIDEKYLIDELSKLNLNGYEIKVSRDIRKGIEGTKVDVLLQEHSHGHSHEEVSELHLHGHHHDDAHGEHNHEHIHNDNEGDHMHVHASIEHIHKDQRNLNDIEKIINLSELNSKVKELSMEIFMKVALAEAKVHGKPLYEIHFHEVGAVDSIVDIVGAAICLNYLNVDKIMSSSVELGGGFVKCAHGLIPVPAPATVEILKGIPVKLGAVPFETTTPTGAAILAANVCEFKDDNNFIINKIGYGIGNRDTEIPNVLRVMLVEEVEKVSNEEYDDVTVEQIIECNIDDMNPELYEYIIDMVFSEGALDAYITPIIMKKGRPSVKISILCEEDKTTRMKEILFRETTTLGVRSFKVDKTKLKREFIKVNTSYGEVTVKESYYKGKKIKSKFEYEECKRIAKSTGVPISEVYEKLRNEI, from the coding sequence ATGAAAATACTTTATTATGATTGTTTTTCAGGTATTAGTGGGGATATGAATTTAGGAGCATTACTAGATTTAGGTATAGATGAGAAATATTTAATAGATGAATTAAGTAAGCTTAATTTAAATGGGTATGAAATAAAAGTATCAAGAGATATTAGAAAGGGCATAGAGGGAACCAAGGTGGATGTGCTTTTACAAGAGCATAGCCATGGGCATTCTCATGAGGAGGTTAGTGAGTTACATCTTCATGGGCACCATCACGATGATGCTCATGGTGAACATAATCATGAACATATCCACAATGACAATGAAGGCGACCATATGCATGTGCATGCAAGTATTGAGCATATTCATAAGGATCAAAGAAATCTTAATGATATAGAGAAAATTATAAATTTAAGTGAGTTAAATTCTAAAGTTAAAGAATTAAGTATGGAAATATTTATGAAGGTTGCGCTAGCTGAAGCAAAGGTTCATGGAAAACCCTTATATGAAATCCATTTTCATGAGGTGGGAGCGGTAGATTCTATAGTGGATATAGTGGGAGCTGCTATTTGTTTAAATTATTTAAATGTTGATAAAATAATGAGTTCTTCTGTAGAGCTTGGTGGTGGGTTCGTTAAGTGTGCTCATGGTCTTATACCAGTTCCAGCGCCTGCTACTGTTGAGATTTTAAAGGGGATTCCAGTAAAACTTGGAGCAGTGCCATTTGAAACTACAACCCCTACTGGAGCTGCAATTCTTGCAGCTAATGTCTGTGAATTTAAAGATGATAATAATTTTATTATAAATAAAATTGGTTATGGCATAGGGAACAGAGATACTGAAATACCTAATGTATTAAGAGTCATGTTAGTAGAGGAAGTAGAGAAAGTAAGTAACGAGGAATATGATGATGTAACAGTTGAGCAAATCATTGAATGTAATATAGATGATATGAATCCTGAGTTATATGAGTATATTATTGATATGGTTTTTAGCGAAGGTGCTTTGGATGCATATATAACTCCAATTATAATGAAAAAAGGAAGACCAAGCGTAAAAATAAGTATTTTATGTGAGGAAGATAAAACTACAAGGATGAAGGAAATACTGTTTAGAGAAACTACTACCCTTGGAGTAAGAAGTTTTAAAGTAGATAAAACAAAACTTAAAAGGGAGTTTATTAAAGTAAATACTAGTTACGGCGAAGTTACCGTAAAAGAATCTTATTATAAAGGCAAAAAAATAAAAAGCAAGTTTGAATATGAAGAATGCAAGAGAATAGCTAAAAGTACCGGGGTACCTATAAGTGAAGTATACGAGAAATTAAGAAATGAAATATAA